TAATATTAAAATCGTTTTGTTGCACCGAAATAATTTGCTTATTGCCATTACCGTACAAGTCAACAGAATAAAGACCATTAAGACCTGTTGAATTACCCAAAGAGTAACGACGATATACAGATGTTAATTCTAGGCTTTCATCGGCAAGAGCATTGGATAAGTTTAGCCTTGAAGCTCTGTCTAAATTTGCATACGAATTGTTTTCATTGCGGCTAGTAAAATAAGTTTTGTCGTAGTTAATCTGTTGCGAACTCAAAAGTGTCGCATCACCAAATTGGTTGTAATGTGTCGTATTTTCTGTGGCTAAAAGTGATTGCGAACAAAGTAGCAATGCAAGGTAAGGTAGCTTGGTCATTTCCCTATCCTAAACAGCTTATAATTTTTATTTTTACTCACAACAAATAATTTATCTTCTTATTGTGAGACGAAGCGGTCAATTTTCCTTTATTAGAGACATTTATTCAAGAGTTAGGTTATGAACTTTCAACCAAACCTATCTCAGTAGAAGCAAACTATTAGTCAATAAGCTTACTAAGTGAAGTCACTGCTTTGCTTGTTTCAGACAATCCCACTTTTGTGGCGCCACCCACAAGCCAAATTTGGCCTTTTAACGTGATGGCCCCTAAGCCATGACGAGGCGTTTGCCATTCGAAAGCTTTGCCCCATTGCTGCTTGGTTAAATCATATTTAAAAACCTCGCGGTCAACCCCTTTGCTATGTTCACCGCCAAACACATAGATAGCATTATCAATAACTGCCGCTGCATGCCCGGCACGCGCTTTGGGTAATGCTGCATGTGCCTGCCAAATGTCTGTATCTGGTAAGTATTCGAGCATTTCTGTGATTGGCTCGCCACCTACTGTCCTGCCACCAAGCACAAACCACCGGCCGTTTACTTGTGCACTTGCCGCACTGTTTCTCGCTGAAGGTAAAGGTGCCGCTTCTGTAAATGTAAAGCTTTTAGGATCAAAGACTAGATGCGCTCTAACATCTAAACTATGCTGCCATTGTCCATTTTTCTCACTGCTTGGGCTGCGGCCGCCGGCTAAATGTACTTTTCCATTTAACACTGCGCCTACGGTTTCACTTAATGCAAAAGGCAAGCTCGCCACTTTTTGCCATGCTTTAGCGCCTTCATCTAGCATTAACACATCACGGCTATTGGTCCATTGGCCTTGCGCATTAACGAAACCTCCGAAGGCAAATAATCTTTTTTCTACTGCAATTAAATAAGTATGATGACGCCCCTCGGGCAAACTGGGAGCGGATTGCCAACTTAAGTATTCTGGTGACCAAAAATGAACTTTTGCAGTCATCTTACCCTTTGATGCTGGCAGTTCAGTAGAGATACCACCTGCAACCCAAACTTGTTGATTCATTACTGTAGGGTAGATTTCTTGTATAGCCTCAGGAAGCTCAGGTGCTGAAACTTCATTTGCCGATAAAGTATAAGGTAAACAAGTAATAAAAAGCGGTAACAACCGTGTGGCTAAGCGCATATAAATCCTTAATAAGCAGTTAATTAGCTAAAGGTTAAGCCAGCCGTACTTATTAGTACACTGCCAAATAGTCTTACTTATTCTGTCATTGTTGTTATCAGGAATTGGCATTGCTTGACTACCAGCAATAGACAAATCTACTAGCTGAGAAAGAGTAGCAGTCCTCGCTCGTATCTATTCAAATACTTCGTTTTACGGGGCAGTTTTAATTGCTTTCTTAAAGCAACCTGGCTGTTTTCATCCTTTTTACATAAATCAATAAGCGCCGGGTGAATATAAGAATTACGTGCTATCGTTGGCGTATTACCCAAATGGCTCGATACCGTTTCTAGCATGTCGCACAAAGGGAGCTTTTTCTTTGCATTATAAAAAGCTTCGAATGCTAAAACACTTGCACGCCAGGTTCTAAAGTGTTTTGCACTAAACTCCTCTCCCATTACATGCTGAATAAATTGATTAACTTCACGTGAAGTTACGGGAATACATTCACCATCCTCTTTGTATTGAAACAGGTTTTGTCCGGGTAAATCTTGCAACTCTTTAATAATGGTGCTCAAAACACGATCTGTAAGGTTAACCTCTCTCACTTTGCCAGATTTAGCTTTATATTCTAAGCGAATATTTTTCCCTGTTATCTTCGCATGGCGGCGACGTAAGGTTGTCGCTCCAAAACTATTATTTTCTTTCGCGTTTCGTTTAGATCCTATCCTCAAAGAGCCTAAATCCATCAATCTAACAACTGCGGCTAATGTCCTTTGATAGTCAAGTGTATTACCTTCTAAATATTCAGCTAACTTTGCTCTAAGTAAAGGTAATTTATTTCCGAAAAGCTCACACACTTCGAACTTTTTTAGTTCCTGCTGCTCTCTAAAATCTGGATGATAAAGGTATTGTTTTCTTCCCTTTGTATCGTAACCAGTTGCTAAGATATGGCCATTTTCCTCAGGACAAAACCAAACATCTTTGTATGCAGGAGGGAATGCTAGTGCATCTAAACGGGCGATTTCACTATTATCATTAATCCGCTTACCTGTAGGGTCGTAGTAAAGCCAACATTTAGAGTGACTTTTTCGAGTAATACCGGGCAAATTATCATCAACATAAATTAATTTCACTGCACCTTCTCACTATATAAATAATCATTACTCAAGGCGAGTAGCCCCCGCCTTGAAAGATGAGTTATCGTTGCCAATAACGAAGTTGTGTTAGTGTCTGAAGAAAGTCACATGCCTTGCACGTTTCTAGGTTAATTATGCCGTCGTCTTGGTTTCCATTTAAGCCAACAGCTTTTAACA
The nucleotide sequence above comes from Pseudoalteromonas shioyasakiensis. Encoded proteins:
- a CDS encoding galactose oxidase; protein product: MRLATRLLPLFITCLPYTLSANEVSAPELPEAIQEIYPTVMNQQVWVAGGISTELPASKGKMTAKVHFWSPEYLSWQSAPSLPEGRHHTYLIAVEKRLFAFGGFVNAQGQWTNSRDVLMLDEGAKAWQKVASLPFALSETVGAVLNGKVHLAGGRSPSSEKNGQWQHSLDVRAHLVFDPKSFTFTEAAPLPSARNSAASAQVNGRWFVLGGRTVGGEPITEMLEYLPDTDIWQAHAALPKARAGHAAAVIDNAIYVFGGEHSKGVDREVFKYDLTKQQWGKAFEWQTPRHGLGAITLKGQIWLVGGATKVGLSETSKAVTSLSKLID
- a CDS encoding DNA topoisomerase IB, encoding MKLIYVDDNLPGITRKSHSKCWLYYDPTGKRINDNSEIARLDALAFPPAYKDVWFCPEENGHILATGYDTKGRKQYLYHPDFREQQELKKFEVCELFGNKLPLLRAKLAEYLEGNTLDYQRTLAAVVRLMDLGSLRIGSKRNAKENNSFGATTLRRRHAKITGKNIRLEYKAKSGKVREVNLTDRVLSTIIKELQDLPGQNLFQYKEDGECIPVTSREVNQFIQHVMGEEFSAKHFRTWRASVLAFEAFYNAKKKLPLCDMLETVSSHLGNTPTIARNSYIHPALIDLCKKDENSQVALRKQLKLPRKTKYLNRYERGLLLFLS